A region of Diadema setosum chromosome 15, eeDiaSeto1, whole genome shotgun sequence DNA encodes the following proteins:
- the LOC140238895 gene encoding uncharacterized protein: MIRSLSPGDRRKWPDLISQLVFLYNCTPHCVTGLSPYRLMFGREPYTPLDQLLSNVDTQWSEDFVADQAESMRRANEYARRRIEQAQRTEKERHDALPMSAPLEIGRRVLLKRCAFDGRHKLADRYYRIPYVVTARNEAKDVYTVRPLMGGPEKNVNRKLLVPDPRGQELPELLDDAGDECPTLPEQQDEGNNDHQGEPDSEDEERPPYWIFIDGHHRAETETGDVTSSSLRRSERKTKGMHSNPFHTPVSAVKKPP; encoded by the coding sequence ATGATCAGATCCCTGTCCCCAGGAGACCGAAGGAAGTGGCCTGACCTGATCAGTCAGTTGGTGTTCCTCTACAATTGTACCCCTCACTGCGTGACAGGCCTGTCACCTTACCGCCTTATGTTCGGGAGGGAGCCATACACACCTCTAGACCAGCTCCTCTCCAATGTTGACACACAATGGAGCGAAGACTTTGTGGCAGACCAGGCAGAGTCCATGAGACGGGCCAATGAGTATGCAAGGAGGCGCATTGAGCAAGCCCAACGtacagagaaggagagacatGATGCCCTACCAATGAGCGCTCCACTGGAGATTGGACGCAGAGTGCTACTGAAGCGATGTGCCTTTGATGGTAGGCATAAGTTGGCGGATAGGTATTACCGTATCCCATATGTGGTGACGGCGAGGAATGAAGCTAAGGATGTGTACACTGTTCGCCCACTCATGGGGGGTCCTGAGAAGAATGTCAATCGGAAGTTGCTCGTACCGGATCCACGCGGGCAAGAGTTACCAGAGCTTCTTGATGATGCTGGTGATGAATGTCCCACACTGCCTGAACAGCAGGATGAAGGCAATAATGACCATCAGGGTGAACCTGACAGTGAGGATGAGGAAAGACCTCCATACTGGATTTTCATTGATGGTCACCACAGGGCTGAGACTGAGACCGGAGATGTTACATCGAGTAGTCTGCGAAGATCCGAGCGGAAGACCAAAGGGATGCACAGCAATCCTTTTCACACCCCTGTTTCGGCCGTAAAGAAACCTCCGTAG